In a single window of the Polyangiaceae bacterium genome:
- a CDS encoding nuclear transport factor 2 family protein, with amino-acid sequence MFIVLGALASAETSTEKQNYAQAAMAIEKATKIMTYLSGAIMILETLVLADYHPLRVRLRDASGAQSRQIADAMAACRRIGTQLSTDMQRRELSFLTMYQAPDVHPTEHAFAEALTTLEHRCALFLFNHYKLATRILGSGSLGSLGVEVGTLVNRFVEPMHPALDQARYRYNVFTSFAYGRHAGTMVSELERADPVSSRLPAAVDENRIREVTSVYFAAMETMDIDRWVALFSKSGTVESPIGSRPFRGHAGLRVMFRNFMKAFAPSVVVTVRAVRIDAPRGYAEVDWQIDTSHQKMPITYAGTECFQFTAAGESHTSSYTMTPKKLLCKCCPRNERRACPSQKT; translated from the coding sequence ATGTTCATCGTTCTGGGCGCATTGGCATCTGCCGAAACGTCGACCGAAAAACAGAATTATGCACAGGCCGCCATGGCGATCGAAAAAGCGACCAAAATCATGACTTATCTATCGGGCGCCATCATGATCCTCGAGACGCTGGTGCTGGCCGATTATCATCCGCTCCGCGTACGTCTTCGTGATGCAAGCGGCGCGCAATCACGCCAAATTGCCGATGCCATGGCCGCATGCCGGCGAATCGGCACGCAATTGAGCACGGACATGCAACGCCGCGAATTGTCTTTTTTGACCATGTACCAAGCTCCCGACGTTCATCCAACCGAACATGCTTTCGCGGAAGCGCTGACGACGCTCGAACATCGGTGCGCCTTATTCTTGTTCAATCATTATAAATTGGCCACGCGTATCCTGGGCTCGGGCAGCTTGGGTTCATTGGGGGTGGAAGTCGGAACGCTCGTGAATCGGTTCGTCGAACCCATGCATCCCGCTCTCGACCAAGCCCGTTATCGGTACAATGTCTTCACGAGTTTTGCGTATGGGCGCCATGCCGGCACCATGGTCAGCGAGCTCGAACGCGCCGACCCCGTATCGAGCCGTCTACCCGCCGCGGTCGATGAAAATCGCATTCGCGAAGTCACCAGCGTGTATTTCGCAGCCATGGAAACCATGGACATCGATCGTTGGGTTGCGCTGTTTTCGAAAAGTGGAACCGTCGAATCGCCCATTGGCAGCCGTCCATTTCGAGGTCATGCGGGACTTCGCGTCATGTTTCGCAATTTCATGAAAGCATTCGCGCCGAGCGTGGTCGTGACCGTACGCGCCGTCCGCATCGATGCTCCACGTGGTTATGCCGAAGTTGATTGGCAAATCGACACGTCTCATCAAAAAATGCCCATTACGTACGCGGGAACCGAATGTTTCCAATTCACGGCTGCTGGAGAATCGCACACGTCGTCGTACACGATGACCCCGAAGAAATTGCTTTGCAAATGTTGTCCCCGGAACGAACGACGCGCTTGTCCTTCGCAAAAAACATGA
- a CDS encoding STAS domain-containing protein, whose product MRQREQDLAAALDETAQYEARIEKMVHVYNQSVRELEPQLAVVEKQAETIRALSAPILEVAHGVVAMPIIGAIDREREALLTQALLTRVHERATRLVIVDLTGLDDVDALTASHLLRTCAALRLLGTKVVLCGLRSAVAKELVRLDADLAVVETLPTLRAALERIR is encoded by the coding sequence TTGCGTCAACGCGAGCAAGATCTCGCGGCGGCATTGGACGAGACTGCGCAATACGAGGCGCGCATCGAGAAAATGGTGCACGTGTACAACCAAAGCGTGCGCGAGCTCGAACCTCAGTTGGCGGTCGTCGAAAAACAAGCCGAGACGATTCGGGCATTATCGGCGCCCATCCTCGAAGTGGCGCATGGAGTCGTCGCGATGCCCATCATCGGCGCAATCGATCGCGAGCGCGAAGCATTGCTCACCCAGGCATTGCTCACGCGCGTGCACGAGCGAGCGACTCGGCTCGTCATCGTGGATTTGACCGGTCTCGACGACGTGGACGCTTTGACGGCAAGTCATCTCTTGCGCACGTGTGCGGCGCTTCGTTTGCTGGGGACCAAGGTCGTTTTGTGTGGATTGCGTAGCGCCGTGGCCAAAGAGCTCGTCCGTTTGGATGCCGATCTCGCCGTCGTGGAGACACTGCCGACTCTTCGCGCAGCGCTCGAACGAATTCGTTGA
- a CDS encoding Uma2 family endonuclease, with protein MATNVRAQAGQPRPIPIAPTKETWRSMTPDERERFLVDVNDALSDPVRMMSEGRPHKKAKVRAIDMLGLHFKTMGRVIYLAEEMAVLYPGEESFSPDVLAVLDVPQIEDDERMAWVVVDEGRGLDFVLEVLHRGDRRKDLVDNVERYARLGIPEYFIYDRAQQRIHGYRLEEPKAARYTRIVPQGGRYSSQVLGLDLAIQGGTLRFFQGMAELFGSDDLIGRLTGMVEDLEAKADEAEAKANEAEAKANQAVTALRDAISTLLDVRGIDCPDNARAVLMSCDDPAVLQRWLLRAKTATSAADVFTT; from the coding sequence ATGGCCACCAACGTTCGCGCACAAGCGGGTCAGCCGCGTCCGATTCCGATCGCCCCCACCAAGGAAACCTGGCGCTCGATGACGCCGGACGAGCGCGAGCGGTTCCTTGTCGACGTCAACGACGCCCTGTCGGATCCCGTCCGCATGATGAGCGAAGGGCGGCCTCACAAGAAGGCCAAGGTCCGGGCCATCGACATGCTCGGGTTGCACTTCAAGACGATGGGGCGCGTCATCTACTTGGCCGAGGAGATGGCGGTCCTCTATCCCGGCGAGGAATCGTTTTCCCCGGATGTCCTTGCCGTGCTCGATGTGCCCCAAATCGAGGATGACGAGCGGATGGCGTGGGTGGTGGTCGACGAGGGCAGGGGGCTCGATTTCGTGCTCGAGGTGTTGCACAGGGGTGACCGACGGAAGGATCTCGTCGACAACGTCGAGCGTTACGCGCGCCTCGGGATCCCCGAGTATTTCATTTATGATCGCGCGCAGCAGAGGATCCACGGATACCGGCTCGAGGAACCGAAAGCGGCGCGTTATACACGCATCGTTCCGCAAGGGGGCCGGTACAGCTCGCAGGTGCTCGGGCTCGACCTTGCAATTCAGGGCGGCACGCTGCGGTTTTTCCAGGGGATGGCCGAGCTCTTCGGGTCGGATGATTTGATCGGCCGTTTGACGGGCATGGTGGAGGATCTGGAGGCGAAGGCCGACGAGGCGGAGGCAAAGGCCAACGAGGCCGAGGCAAAGGCCAACCAGGCCGTTACTGCATTACGCGACGCCATCTCCACGCTGCTCGACGTGCGCGGGATCGATTGCCCCGACAATGCTCGCGCAGTCCTCATGTCTTGCGATGATCCCGCCGTCCTGCAGCGATGGCTGCTCCGCGCAAAGACAGCCACGTCCGCGGCGGACGTGTTCACCACGTAA
- a CDS encoding FIST C-terminal domain-containing protein: MAESGRVVVVREMAVVFGGMTMRVATVSIVHPSSTIAGKEVAEGLILELGAAPRCILLFVSSRHDPRSVMDGLGRRLPDDTIVVGCSSFGEINAEEALTGSVTAMGFTDIDCAAYKVDHMLPDGRAAGRELAKRAKAFEPNILITFADGIMGSPADLVRGMQDVLGTKFPIVGGVAAEHLAFERTYEIHGREVLSGGAVALALRGNMTIATAAKSGFQPVGNVRTVTRVEGKNLILELDGVPALRIYKEFLGQTVRDQQMVGIEFPLLCVPSLDGDYMDSDDRTNVVRVVRKLDEERGGLLLSSEIAVGSKVRLTCSTKDDLLEAAGMAVNEALEKVPKPDVALIFGCACRKLILGSRYQEEIRRAFRSLDAAIPKVGFYTYGELSPVRDTTVCHDATFTVVLLGS, from the coding sequence ATGGCAGAGTCCGGGCGCGTCGTCGTCGTCCGCGAAATGGCTGTGGTTTTTGGGGGGATGACCATGCGAGTAGCGACCGTATCCATCGTGCATCCATCATCGACGATTGCTGGGAAAGAAGTTGCCGAGGGGTTGATTCTCGAGCTCGGTGCAGCTCCGCGCTGTATCCTTCTTTTCGTCTCCAGCCGACATGATCCGCGCAGCGTCATGGACGGACTTGGCCGGCGATTGCCCGACGATACCATTGTCGTAGGGTGTTCGAGTTTTGGTGAAATCAACGCCGAAGAAGCGCTCACGGGGTCGGTCACCGCAATGGGTTTTACCGACATCGATTGTGCTGCCTACAAGGTGGACCATATGTTGCCGGATGGCCGCGCTGCGGGTCGCGAGCTTGCAAAACGAGCCAAAGCATTCGAGCCGAATATCCTCATTACATTTGCCGACGGAATCATGGGGAGTCCCGCGGATCTCGTGCGTGGAATGCAAGATGTATTGGGTACGAAGTTCCCAATCGTGGGCGGCGTGGCTGCCGAGCATCTGGCATTCGAGCGAACGTACGAAATTCATGGTCGCGAAGTGTTGAGTGGTGGCGCGGTCGCTTTGGCCTTGCGTGGCAACATGACCATTGCCACTGCAGCAAAGTCGGGTTTTCAGCCCGTCGGCAACGTGCGTACGGTGACGCGTGTGGAAGGAAAAAACCTCATCCTCGAGCTCGATGGTGTGCCTGCATTGCGCATTTACAAAGAATTTCTGGGACAAACCGTGCGGGATCAGCAGATGGTGGGCATCGAGTTTCCCCTTTTGTGCGTACCCAGCCTCGATGGCGATTACATGGATTCCGACGATCGCACCAATGTCGTGCGTGTCGTCCGCAAGCTCGACGAAGAACGCGGCGGATTGCTTTTGAGCAGCGAAATCGCGGTCGGATCGAAGGTCCGGCTGACGTGTTCCACCAAAGATGATTTGCTCGAAGCAGCCGGCATGGCCGTGAATGAAGCCCTCGAGAAAGTGCCCAAGCCCGACGTTGCCCTCATATTTGGTTGTGCTTGCCGCAAGTTGATCCTCGGATCGAGGTATCAAGAGGAAATACGGCGTGCGTTTCGATCCCTCGACGCTGCCATTCCCAAAGTTGGATTTTACACCTATGGCGAGCTTTCCCCCGTGCGCGACACGACGGTGTGTCACGACGCGACATTCACAGTGGTGTTGCTCGGGTCTTGA
- a CDS encoding serine/threonine protein kinase, with product MMEPVQPGTILLGKYRVEQVLGEGGMGYVVAARHEELGELFAIKLMLPEVLEHRDAVTRFLNEARACAKLKGEHVARVHDVGRLENGAPYMVIEYLDGDDLDGVLRARQFFPYNEAALYVLQACEAVAEAHAAGIVHRDLKPSNLFLTRRPNGTPCVKVLDFGISKQLDHSSSKTPSVTATGNFVGSPLYMSPERLDNATDPRSDIWALGVILYEFATGHMPFPGETVVEILKKVLNAHPVPPSHLREGIPPEFEEIVLRCLEKQPEHRYQSVRELMTALQPLATASVVPVVSRVEDSSIRQSSEAVDDTITVNASSRNEALEAAAPAAPVVLDSKTGEQVLGDGANEAPKRIIMPSDGRPRSSPWANYRAKSTRKRSRWLIVAAMVAMTIALIGGGFFVMDPWIWTRIWTRLVNGESVELAPSSGSATTPSNHRASHAPSAPSASTSASTMATPRSRTKHTPASVGSPSTATSAGASASAASVSASAAIASPPSASPPASGATPAPSAASPPPSVSAPTPPAKSAMPATGG from the coding sequence ATGATGGAACCTGTGCAGCCAGGTACGATTTTGCTGGGGAAATACCGCGTCGAGCAGGTGCTTGGTGAGGGAGGGATGGGGTACGTCGTCGCCGCGCGGCACGAGGAGCTGGGCGAGCTTTTTGCCATCAAGTTGATGCTGCCCGAGGTGCTCGAGCATCGTGATGCCGTGACACGGTTCCTGAACGAAGCGCGCGCATGTGCGAAGCTCAAGGGCGAACACGTGGCGCGCGTCCACGATGTCGGGCGTCTCGAGAACGGCGCGCCGTACATGGTCATCGAGTACCTCGATGGGGACGACCTGGATGGTGTTTTGCGCGCACGTCAATTTTTCCCTTACAACGAGGCCGCTCTCTATGTGCTTCAGGCATGCGAGGCCGTCGCGGAAGCACACGCGGCGGGTATCGTGCATCGAGATCTCAAGCCGTCGAACCTGTTTCTGACCCGGCGGCCCAATGGAACGCCGTGCGTCAAGGTGCTCGACTTCGGTATCTCGAAGCAGCTCGATCACAGCTCCAGCAAGACGCCAAGCGTGACGGCAACGGGCAATTTCGTCGGTTCCCCGCTCTATATGTCGCCCGAACGACTGGACAACGCGACGGATCCGCGCAGCGACATCTGGGCACTCGGGGTCATTCTGTATGAATTCGCCACCGGACACATGCCATTTCCCGGCGAGACCGTGGTGGAAATCCTGAAAAAAGTGCTCAACGCTCATCCCGTTCCACCAAGCCACTTACGCGAAGGCATTCCTCCTGAATTCGAGGAGATCGTATTGCGTTGCTTGGAAAAACAACCCGAACACCGGTACCAGTCGGTTCGTGAATTGATGACGGCTTTGCAGCCGTTGGCAACGGCATCGGTCGTGCCCGTGGTGTCGCGTGTCGAGGATTCGAGCATTCGACAGTCGTCGGAAGCGGTCGACGACACGATTACCGTCAATGCATCCAGTCGCAATGAAGCATTGGAAGCGGCCGCCCCCGCCGCGCCGGTCGTGCTCGATTCCAAAACAGGGGAGCAGGTTCTGGGAGACGGCGCAAACGAAGCTCCAAAGCGTATCATCATGCCCAGCGATGGTCGCCCAAGGAGTAGCCCGTGGGCCAATTACCGTGCAAAATCCACGCGGAAACGGTCGCGGTGGCTCATCGTGGCGGCCATGGTTGCGATGACCATTGCATTGATCGGCGGCGGGTTCTTCGTCATGGATCCATGGATCTGGACAAGAATATGGACGCGACTCGTAAACGGGGAATCGGTCGAATTGGCTCCGTCTTCCGGATCGGCGACGACACCGTCGAATCACCGAGCATCTCATGCGCCGTCCGCCCCCAGTGCGTCGACGTCTGCGTCGACGATGGCCACTCCTCGGTCTCGGACCAAGCATACGCCGGCTTCCGTAGGATCGCCTTCGACGGCGACGAGCGCTGGCGCATCGGCATCCGCAGCGTCGGTATCCGCATCGGCCGCCATCGCGTCACCACCTTCAGCTTCGCCACCAGCATCCGGCGCCACCCCAGCGCCATCGGCAGCTTCGCCACCTCCATCGGTTTCCGCTCCCACGCCGCCCGCGAAGTCGGCTATGCCGGCGACAGGCGGATAG